AATCGCAGCAGTAAAACTACAAATTGTAAAGTAGATGATTCTGTGGCGATCGACTCGTATCCCGGAAAAAATACTTGCTTCTCGGTTACCGCCTATAGCAAAGCAGTTCCTGCCAAGGGAATTATAGGTTAGGATGATATGAGAAACGATAACTCCGGCAAAGAAAATAAAGGCGGGAATAGGGATACCTAACCAAGAACTTCCAGATAGATTCAAAAAAGAAGAATTGGTTCCAGAAATTGGCCTTTGGTTGGTATAGGCCAATACGATTCCTCGGACCATGGTCATGGTGCCCAAGGTAACAATAAAAGCGTTAATTTTTGCTTTCGTTACAAGAAATCCATTAAGCAGCCCAATGGCTGAACCCAAAACGACAGCTATTATGCACGCTGTTAATATTCCCCGTGATTGTAAACCAATTGCCAGAGCGGCAGATAAAGCCATTACTGAACCTACCGATAAATCAAAATCACCTGAAATCAGAAGAAATGTCATTCCTAAAGCGATAATGCCGTTGATTGATGTTTGCAGAAGTACATTTGAGATGTTCCTAACCGTTAAAAAATTGGGACT
This genomic stretch from Candidatus Atribacteria bacterium ADurb.Bin276 harbors:
- the rbsC_23 gene encoding Ribose transport system permease protein RbsC; translation: MNFLKLFAKHRVWFILLGILVVTILMSPNFLTVRNISNVLLQTSINGIIALGMTFLLISGDFDLSVGSVMALSAALAIGLQSRGILTACIIAVVLGSAIGLLNGFLVTKAKINAFIVTLGTMTMVRGIVLAYTNQRPISGTNSSFLNLSGSSWLGIPIPAFIFFAGVIVSHIILTYNSLGRNCFAIGGNREASIFSGIRVDRHRIIYFTICSFTAAIAGIVLASRLNTASPVYGQDTAIMVVAAVLLGGTSLAGGSGSVIQTLAGVMIIGVLNNSLNLMNVFSYYQGLIIGIILVVVTILDSYYAKKRKFEAQIIAKRLEFKKELNKGT